A genomic window from Triticum urartu cultivar G1812 chromosome 7, Tu2.1, whole genome shotgun sequence includes:
- the LOC125523252 gene encoding uncharacterized protein LOC125523252, with protein MGTEQAKEGRGAGEERVVVRTGPRPALPAPQQRAVDQFWRERQEEMEATVDFNDRILPMSRLKRLIRAEEDGMMIAADTPAYLAKLCELFVQELALRAWACAQSHHRRIILESDIAEAIAFTESYDFLATVLLEHQREARLVGRAATPTTPVVTAARARLITRKRHMPDPNPRRPVHGVRRIRPRALPVTPTSPPPDVRYVPVPFPFPSAPIGATATAEGLMIIPPINAATTGRAFFLDMNSGTSFAGENCAAETMASPPPAGPAGAVALPSVHPAAYYLCAYPVNNDVEAFAVGNTDPDVIPPEIVVGDVAIPPEIIEGNVADGNGDGGQQQQQSENLGGNGENVVVPQSNDVQEDGADGMFLEEILMDEDLMFPDAELFPLVGAAPDPEDFIVDQDVLDDVFANPSSSASSD; from the coding sequence ATGGGGACCGAGCAAGCGAAGGAAGGAAGGGGAGCGGGGGAGGAGCGCGTGGTGGTGCGCACGGGGCCGAGGCCGGCGCTGCCGGCGCCGCAGCAGCGGGCGGTGGACCAGTTCTGGAGGGAGCGGCAGGAGGAGATGGAGGCGACGGTGGACTTCAACGACCGCATACTGCCCATGTCCCGCCTCAAGAGGCTCATCCGCGCCGAGGAGGACGGCATGATGATCGCTGCCGACACGCCGGCGTACCTGGCCAAGCTCTGCGAGCTCTTCGTGCAGGAGCTCGCCCTGCGCGCCTGGGCGTGCGCCCAGTCCCACCACCGCCGCATCATACTGGAATCGGACATCGCCGAGGCCATCGCCTTCACCGAGTCGTACGACTTCCTCGCCACCGTGCTCCTCGAGCACCAACGGGAGGCGCGGCTGGTCGGCCGTGCTGCTACGCCGACAACACCCGTGGTgacggcggcgagggcgaggCTCATCACCAGGAAGCGCCACATGCCGGACCCGAATCCTCGGCGGCCGGTGCATGGGGTGCGGAGAATTCGTCCCCGTGCGCTTCCTGTCACGCCTActtcgccgccgccggacgtTCGCTACGTGCCGGTTCCGTTTCCGTTCCCTTCGGCGCCGATCGGAGCCACAGCGACGGCGGAGGGGCTGATGATTATCCCACCCATCAACGCCGCGACTACGGGTCGCGCGTTCTTCCTGGACATGAACAGCGGCACTAGCTTCGCAGGTGAAAACTGTGCTGCTGAAACTATGGCATCTCCTCCTCCGGCAGGGCCTGCAGGAGCAGTGGCGCTGCCCAGTGTCCATCCTGCCGCTTACTACCTGTGCGCTTACCCGGTGAACAACGACGTTGAGGCCTTCGCCGTTGGCAACACTGATCCTGATGTCATCCCACCGGAGATTGTAGTGGGAGACGTCGCCATTCCACCGGAGATTATAGAGGGAAACGTCGCCGATGGCAACGGCGACGGcggacagcagcagcagcagagcgAAAACCTTGGTGGTAATGGTGAGAATGTGGTGGTGCCGCAAAGCAATGATGTGCAGGAAGATGGTGCAGATGGGATGTTCCTGGAGGAGATCCTCATGGATGAAGACCTGATGTTTCCCGACGCCGAGCTTTTTCCGTTGGTGGGCGCTGCACCTGATCCGGAGGATTTCATCGTCGACCAAGATGTTCTCGACGACGTCTTCGCCAACCCGAGCAGCAGCGCAAGCAGCGACTGA